The genomic interval cccattcgactcccgacccaccatgtTGGAGgggcgagtaattaaccagtgctctcccccatcctcctccatgactgaggtaccctgagcatggtacctcctgccgcactgctgccttgggggctgcccccttgcacgggtgacataaatgcaattttgttgcgtgcagtgtgcagtgaacatttgtgtgctgtggagtgctgtgtcacaatgaccattAACCATTAGACCATGGCTGTCCCACTGTACATTGTTGTAGGCCTAAACAGGCCTAACCAGTGCAGATGAAAAGTGTTTTACTAAGGAGGGAAACTCTCAGGAAGGAAGCAACTCTCAGAGAAGAAGGCGGACCCTTCTGCACCAAGACAAGAAGCGACTGCACCACAAACTTCTAGAACATTACAACAACATTGTAAAAATTGAACTGTCTGTACCCCAATCCCACAGTTCAAGTCACACCCTCTACATGCAGAATAAGAGTCATGGAAAGGCGTAAGCAAAGCAACACACAGGcatcattatattacacttagcaggGGTATTAGCAGGGTATTAGTTAAGGTCCCTgtagcaatgtgaggttaggtgcctgtAACAGAAGCTGAGTGCCCAGTAACACCAATGTTCCAAATAATTAGCCTACATGTTTTATTGCCATTGCCTGTATATCTTTAAGTAGGCTAAATGGGCTACTTATAAATCAGTTATAAACACTCCATTCCTAGAATACCGCTTCATACTGTCTGTTTTTATCCTCCTGCCCTGCATGATTGACAGCCGGAGCGCAGGAGCGAATTACTCACGTGCGTAAATGTAAACAAGACTATCTATCTCTGTTCTTCGTCAGATATAGAAGTTTTCCAGCATGCACTAGCGAAGTTGGGTCAAAATGAAACAATAGCTTATGTGACTGTGTTCACTGCTATAAATCCAGTGTCAATTCTGTGTCAGCGGTTTTTGTTGCGAGGTGTTACTGACGCGCACCGGCACCGCCCAAGCACTGACCCCACTATTCATCGAAGTAGCACCGCCCAATTGTACAAACCTCCGACTCCTATTGGGTAGGTGTGTTGAGCCAGCGTTTCTGAGTGGAAGTGAAATTGCCATTCAAAGTCAACACGGAAACCTACGAGGAAGTAAAACAATTTTATAGAAGATAACGAAACCTCGACATGCTGGGACCGGATAGATGAGACGGGCCGCCGTTTCTCATAATAACAAGGTAATTACACTTCCTTGCGCGTGGACAGAAATTACACTCCTAGACGTGAAACGAATGGCTTGAAGCCTCAACTTAGTCCAGCGTGAGGGCGAGACAATGCAGTCTAGGGGCGCACACGCCTTTGCGTAAAGAGGCGTTGTACCCCTGCTCTTTAATGGCTAAATGTTCTCTGCAGACAATACCACAGCGGTAATCACTAGGATTACGGTGTGCTGTGGCTATTCTGTTATGTGTACAGAGATCCTGAATATTTTACATGTCTCGGTGTTTGCTTTATCGTTCAGCAAATACCTATTTCTCTTGCCATTAAAGTCGTAACATGTTCTGTCTGCTATTGCCAAGTAGCCTTGTTTTCTGGATGGTGTTGCTACCCTTTTCTGCTTCTCTGAAAACCCCAGGATGAAAGCAAGTGCTTTGTTTACTTTTCGGGGCTTATCACAAGATgcctactctctcactctctctccgtctctctctgaaTCCCGCCCCCAGAGCTCGGCTTCGTTCCTACAGACATGTCCAAGGAGATCGGGGCAGATCTTGCGGATGCAGCTGCCATGGCAACTCAGAACGCCCTCGCAGCCGCcacaagcagaggagagagacacagcaaCGACAGCCGTCGCCCGGGTGATGaatcccatcctcctccagcaGCCAACAACGAAGAAGCGTGTGGCGCCACGGATGCCAGCACAGTCGCCGCCAAGAATTTGGATATTCTCAAAGCCCACTCCCTAGATGTTATCTTCGAGGTTGGCGAAGAGTACGACATAATAGAGACAATTGGGACAGGGGCGTATGGTGTGGTATCCTCTGCGAGAAGACGTGACAATGGTGAGTGTTTGACATTACTTTTAATtgtaagacagtgtttcccaaccaggggtgcatgtaccactagggatacgcgagcacactgcagggggtacttggaaaaatgttattatcatAACAAATGTATtgaacagtcacatcaggacagagaaagcgatatagaacatgaattagggggtactcatggcacaactaagaggcttagggggcacgcgagacagaaaaggttgggaatcactgtactAAGACCAGATCAGTTATTCAAAGTGAGAAACTGCTGACGTGACGAAATAATTTGGCaattaaaatattaaattgaAATATTGATTTCATGGGAACAGTTTGACTACTGATTGCACGTTCCATTGATAATGTATTGCATTGTGAACAGGTGAACCAGTGGCAATTAAGAAGATCCCAAATGCTTTTGAAGTGGTGACCAATGCTAAGCGCACCCTAAGAGAGCTCAAGATACTGAAGCATTTTAAGCATGACAACATCATCGCCATCAAAGATATTCTGCAGCCCACTGTCCCACAAGCCGCCTTCAAGTCTGTGTAAGTTTTTTTGATATACTGAACCCTATATTTTGTGTTTGCCTACGaatgggtctagcctcggacaataggctcgttcgtgacgacgcagtaagatttttgctaggcataccacaatgcatcaaactggcaaagtgcgcatgcccactgcctagcaaaaatcttactactgcgtcgtcacgaacgaatCCAATGCCATAGGCCCTGAAACTGgtggaccaatcacaacgcaggagatttgttttgaatctttggatgcaaattggacggggttttggtcagagcgttggcctataggcacagacacggtttgaaaaacaacggttactttgttcccatcaacaatcttccgatgtctcattgatcagagccagactaaatattcacatttaatctcacatttagtctggcttgccaggctagtaGTATGTGAGTTATTACTGATGCTCTTGTTTTAGTTATTATACCATTACAATATTGGCATTATACATTAACTTACTGATCCACTTCTAAATATGCAAAGTGATACAGCATACCAATAACCAAATAATTACAGTCTTGCAGCCACATgatctttttgttattttttcttccTGGTGGAGTGCATTTCCACTCGTTCTCTTGTCCAGTTATGTCACTTAccatgttatggccttatggtcACTTTTAGTCTATTAATGATTTTGGGTCCACTACTGCTGTATGTCATGTTTGTTCTTAAATCTTTGCATTTCTGCTCATCTCTTGTCCTCCTGTGCCGTAACATAGTGCTGGACCTGAGACAGTGGGTAGGTGCTGTAGTAGGTGACCATGTTAGTTACTCTCCGTATTTCTGTTTACTCTCTTGTCCTCTTGTCTTGTTAGGTGGTGCTCTACTTGatcaaaggtgtcaaaagtaaaagtaaaagttaaaggtggggttgctggtcaaccattttaagaatatgtactattgtgacatcacgttgggggttccgcaggctcataggagtctatgcaGAACCTTacaatcctgggggagttcccccaacgtgatgtcatacctgcaaccccacctttaaaacttacatgagtaaccagtagacatgTGTGCGATAAGCTGACTGCTGGTTgggtcaagtttgtggtgggttctcgTTTGGTTTTTAgatagtgtttttcagtaacaacacagtctatcgacctcaacacagtctatctacctgtACCTCTGGACTTGATGGACGGAGGTACTGCACTAGTGATGtggtctgttctgttctttttcatggtgtgtgttcgtgtttgtttcATCTCTTGACCTCTTCTCGTCTTGTCCGGTTACTACGTGGTGCTGGGCCTGGGGGAGATACTGTATGTCATGGTAGTTAAATCTGATCGTATTTGTCTCCTGTCCTGCATAGACTTGATGGAGAACAACCTGCACCAGATCATCCACTTGCGGCAGATGTTGTAGGTTGTGTTAGTCATTTCACAAGTATATTTCTTATTTTAATATATGTATTTCTGCTTGTCTCCTGTCCAGTTACGTGGTGTTGGACCTGATGGAGAGTGACCTGCACCAGATCATCCACTCGCGGCAGCCCCTCACGGCGGAGCACACGCGCTACTTCCTCTACCAGCTGCTGCGCGGCCTCAAGTACGTGCACTCGGCCAACGTCATCCACCGCGACCTCAAGCCCTCCAACCTGCTCGTCAACGAGAACTGCGAGCTGAAGATCGGCGACTTCGGCATGGCCCGGGGCCTCAGCACCACCCACTCCGAGGAGTCGCGCTCCTTCATGACGGAGTACGTGGCCACGCGCTGGTACCGCGCCCCCGAGCTCATGCTGTCGCTGCACCATTACAGCCTGGCCATCGACGTGTGGTCCGTGGGCTGCATCTTCGCCGAGATGCTCGGACGGCGCCAGCTGTTCCCCGGCAAGCATTACGTCCACCAACTCCAGCTGATCCTGTCGGTGCTAGGCACGCCGCCTGAGACACTGGTGGGCATGATCGGCGCAGAGCGGGTGCGCGCGTATGTGAAGAGCCTGCCGACGCGCTCGCCGGTCCCCCTCGCCAAGCTCTACCCGCAGGCCGAGCCCGCTGCGCTGGACCTGCTCGGCGCCATGCTGCGGTTCGACCCGCGCGAGCGTTTGGGCGTGTGCCAGGCACTGGAGCACCCGTACCTGTCTAAGTACCACGACACGGACGACGAGCCCGTCTGCGTACCCGCATTCGACTTTGAGTTCGACCGGCAGCCCATGGGGCGTGAGCAAATCAAGGAGGCCATAATGGCCGAGATACAGGACTTCAACCTGCGCAAGCAGGCCAGCAAGCCGCGCATACAATTCCGCCCACTGCCGACCAGGCCTGCTAACGCAAATGCTAGCTCAAGTAGCTCACCGGTTACAAGCGGTGTTGCTAGTGCTACGCTAACAGGCCACACAGCAGGTGTTCGACAGTCGACAGACACACAGGTCAACAGTAACCGTAGCAGTGACGGTGATGCGCGTAGGACAATAGCAGACGTGAGTCCGTCTTTTCACAACCACGTACCTCCTTTTTTAAACTCCCTGCCCCCGCCGCTGGCTCCGTCAGAACGGACGTCATGTCAGGACGTGGACATGCCCAGCGCCAGCTCAGACAGCGGGCAGGCGGACAACGTCATCGACTTAACCACCCCCAACTCCTCCAAGGACACCTCGCCGGCCGCCGAGCCCATGAGAGAGTGCCTTAAGGTGGAAGAGCCGGCCAGCTGTGGACCCTCCCTGgcccacacacaggcaaagaaCCACACGGTAAATGAAAAGCGATTTAAAAAGACATAATCtaagcatacaacacttgcagatacaaggTGCACAAGTGATGTATGCTATGACTATGTCCTCTTGAAGAGTTTAAATTAACTCCActtcagataacatttggcccCACTCAAAAATTatgttaattttactctttggtcagtgtaaacTTTTCAAAGTTAATTCTAttcaatattttgtaaatattaacacTGGAAGGTGGAAAAACATTGAATATTGGTGGCACCTGGAGCACAGTGGGCAGGTAATCGTccgaattttacactgacttccCAGTATgtacgcaaaaaaagacactaaTGTTATGCCAAacagtgtttctttcttttttgaaaaatagATTACCCTGTTCAATATTCGGAAGACAAGGCTTTTTTTTCACTGTGTGATACAGTGCATTTTTTAGACCCTGGTAATGTCCAAATCTTATTCCTGCTGCGAacgtattctgccctacaaagtcagAATGCAGTaacaattagagatgtacaggatccaagatccggttccggatccggcaggataatagggtttttcagactatccggatccggcaggatcttcagCAGTGGACCTAAAAtcagcagttacctaaaaatcaggatgtggggcatctctactttttacgttgcctaggcttttcagtcagtctttcacaaccccaatcgctgcatggagtgaaagccctttggaagcggccattgaaggcagtttggcagtaagccaatgagtcttaaaaatagtttgcgccaacgtaataaaaagggcccatgtgtgcgagttggctatgtgtttcaaccctttcgtaggatccggtatccggttccggatccggcaggatcttaagtagtggatctggtatccggcaggatcctaaaaatcaggatccggtgcatctctagtaactaTGGCACATTGAAATGGGAAAAAGGCCATCAAACTATTGATATTAGGtttgatattgtagttactgcatttggaccataaggctttgtcacaagataaagaccATTTTCACAGGTCATTTTCAGTCTTAACTTAAATTTgtcaaatatgtagttactgcacttgacCTTCGTAGGGCAGTATTTTAACAGTCCTCCCTGCATGAACGTTTCTTTCCTGTGCAGGGCCTCCCCCTGAGCCAGTCCCAGCCCCTGTGCCAGGCTACCTCCAGCCTGTCGTCCGGCTTCCCTAGCGctgctccctcgctctccctgTCGCAGTCGCAGGCCCAGTCCCTCTCCCAGTCCCTGTCCCGATCGCTGGTCAAGGGTGCGAGGGGCGGAGGGGGCGCGGCGGGTGAGGGCACGAGGAAAGAGGGGGCGATATCGGACGACACCAAGGCAGCCCTGAAGGCGGCGCTCAGGCAGAGGGCCAAGGGTGAGTGCATATAGTAACTTAACAGCTGTACCAGCCTCTACTGTGCAGCAATGTTGATTTCACTATGAAGCCCCTCAATGcacttaccatagtactacaccactatgacagtgctcagagtctttagtaatacataacgaccagtgttgggagtaatgcattacaaaagtaattcatTACTGTAATACATTACCTTAATTTAAGGCATTACAgagcaaaaatctgtaatatttacttagttacattgCTAAATAACacaagtt from Engraulis encrasicolus isolate BLACKSEA-1 chromosome 17, IST_EnEncr_1.0, whole genome shotgun sequence carries:
- the mapk7 gene encoding mitogen-activated protein kinase 7; this translates as MSKEIGADLADAAAMATQNALAAATSRGERHSNDSRRPGDESHPPPAANNEEACGATDASTVAAKNLDILKAHSLDVIFEVGEEYDIIETIGTGAYGVVSSARRRDNGEPVAIKKIPNAFEVVTNAKRTLRELKILKHFKHDNIIAIKDILQPTVPQAAFKSVYVVLDLMESDLHQIIHSRQPLTAEHTRYFLYQLLRGLKYVHSANVIHRDLKPSNLLVNENCELKIGDFGMARGLSTTHSEESRSFMTEYVATRWYRAPELMLSLHHYSLAIDVWSVGCIFAEMLGRRQLFPGKHYVHQLQLILSVLGTPPETLVGMIGAERVRAYVKSLPTRSPVPLAKLYPQAEPAALDLLGAMLRFDPRERLGVCQALEHPYLSKYHDTDDEPVCVPAFDFEFDRQPMGREQIKEAIMAEIQDFNLRKQASKPRIQFRPLPTRPANANASSSSSPVTSGVASATLTGHTAGVRQSTDTQVNSNRSSDGDARRTIADVSPSFHNHVPPFLNSLPPPLAPSERTSCQDVDMPSASSDSGQADNVIDLTTPNSSKDTSPAAEPMRECLKVEEPASCGPSLAHTQAKNHTGLPLSQSQPLCQATSSLSSGFPSAAPSLSLSQSQAQSLSQSLSRSLVKGARGGGGAAGEGTRKEGAISDDTKAALKAALRQRAKDGGSSALSTEAGGGGVGGGGGGGSSLGGGGAAGLLSSSSSSCTSSTLPDMRRHITAQERQREREEKRRKRQERARERERKQKEKEKKEGKRGECLGGVLLSDDDKSLLERWKRMSDSRTDNNSKHQQQHPSDSNGTTHKMCDGTISPSTVKMVNKQNMDAAEPQPTKQQKELPIFKPATQPQLGPTPATSAAAMGQCVAPAIFQLPPTATQNSVLPFALGKPQDGDMALLPLGGGGGVGGGGGVGVVGAGGLGVVGSTCPLLPKNNNNNELKVHQQQQPSSQFVGASVFNTLDSWTGGTPGGSASSVSVAPPQQPLLQQPHQHQHQHPQPQQITQPPSQVSPLGPQKNFIQSLPHTQTQPQPQAHLQSLPHTQPQPQPQAHLQSLPHTQTQPQTQHHLQSLSHTQTPQLQPQAHQQPRPHTQSQPQAQHHLQGSLNTFMNHNPLTHHNSGPCGIGLTNASMSSLTSLEPVSTSDKLCPVSLPDQPDVMHSQNPPPAPQGPSAELARAVLSLSDSRPHEGSSGPPDIHTVTLQLSKSQVEDVLPPVFSMTPKGSGAGYGVGFDLDDLLTQSLTDLQHSDLRESHHDSAPLSASLLSDWLEVHRMTPADLESLQQELQLGSPMILSDNSTLPDS